Proteins encoded within one genomic window of Sulfurovum sp. XGS-02:
- a CDS encoding biotin synthase, which translates to MSNPKQQIFLCAINNILSGTCKEDCKFCTQSVRYHADIERYSYKDIGQIVSEAKAAKANGALGYCLVTAGKGLDDKKVDFVARAAQAVKAEVKDLNLIACNGTASKEQLHYLKQHGIDSYNHNLETSERYYAEICTTHAWSERYETCENVKSVGLALCSGGIFGMGETKEDRDALLNAIASLSPESTPLNFYHPNPALPIKTRNIELDEAVAIIKKARALLGEEKLLMVAGGRELLFNGKENLMFESGANAMVIGNYLTTKGIEANSDKEMLNRLGYKVATSCDTH; encoded by the coding sequence ATGTCTAACCCTAAACAACAAATATTTTTATGCGCTATCAACAATATCCTCAGCGGTACCTGTAAAGAGGACTGCAAGTTCTGTACCCAAAGTGTGAGATATCATGCAGATATCGAACGCTACAGTTACAAAGATATAGGTCAGATCGTCTCTGAAGCAAAAGCGGCAAAGGCCAACGGTGCTTTGGGCTACTGTCTTGTCACTGCAGGTAAAGGGCTGGATGATAAAAAAGTGGATTTTGTTGCCCGTGCTGCACAGGCAGTCAAAGCTGAAGTCAAGGACCTCAACCTTATTGCGTGCAACGGTACAGCCAGTAAAGAGCAGCTTCACTATCTGAAACAGCATGGTATCGATAGTTATAACCATAACCTAGAGACCTCTGAACGTTATTATGCAGAGATTTGTACCACACATGCCTGGAGTGAACGTTATGAGACATGCGAGAATGTCAAATCAGTAGGTTTAGCACTCTGTTCTGGTGGTATCTTCGGTATGGGAGAAACCAAAGAGGACAGAGATGCCCTTCTCAATGCGATCGCATCTCTTAGCCCGGAATCAACACCGCTCAACTTTTATCATCCTAATCCTGCACTTCCTATCAAAACAAGGAACATAGAATTGGATGAAGCTGTAGCTATCATTAAAAAGGCGCGTGCACTTCTGGGAGAAGAGAAACTGCTTATGGTGGCAGGCGGACGGGAACTTCTCTTTAACGGAAAAGAAAATCTCATGTTCGAATCGGGTGCGAATGCTATGGTTATAGGAAATTATCTGACCACCAAAGGCATCGAAGCAAACAGTGATAAAGAGATGCTCAATAGACTTGGCTACAAGGTAGCAACAAGCTGTGATACACACTAA